In one Lolium rigidum isolate FL_2022 chromosome 3, APGP_CSIRO_Lrig_0.1, whole genome shotgun sequence genomic region, the following are encoded:
- the LOC124696057 gene encoding protein TIFY 11b-like, translated as MAMAASAESKSRRFALACGVLSQYVKAEQKLSQSAAAPRAPVTTTLSLMPGADVAQEQEQASTTEQAQAPLTIFYGGRMVVFEDFPAEKAAEVMRMAATAGAAPAPVSVAPALGADMPIMRKASLQRFFEKRKDRLGARQAAAPYARPAAAAAKDSSDKSSSASSSSWLGLASTEDARLAFAL; from the coding sequence ATGGCCATGGCAGCGTCCGCGGAGAGCAAGAGCCGGAGGTTCGCGCTGGCGTGCGGCGTGCTCAGCCAGTACGTCAAGGCGGAGCAGAAGCTGTCGCAGTCGGCGGCTGCCCCGCGCGCGCCTGTCACCACGACGCTCAGCCTCATGCCCGGCGCGGACGTCgcacaggagcaggagcaggcatCGACGACGGAGCAGGCGCAGGCGCCGCTGACCATCTTCTACGGCGGCCGGATGGTCGTGTTCGAGGACTTCCCGGCCGAGAAGGCGGCCGAGGTGATGCGcatggccgccaccgccggcgccgctCCTGCCCCAGTCTCTGTGGCCCCGGCGCTCGGCGCGGACATGCCCATCATGCGCAAGGCCTCGCTGCAGCGCTTCTTCGAGAAGCGCAAGGACCGCCTCGGCGCGCGCCAGGCGGCGGCGCCCTACGCCCGGCCCGCGGCTGCCGCGGCCAAGGACTCATCGGACAAGTCGTCCTCTGCATCCTCCTCCTCGTGGCTCGGGCTGGCCAG